A genomic segment from Branchiostoma floridae strain S238N-H82 chromosome 7, Bfl_VNyyK, whole genome shotgun sequence encodes:
- the LOC118420117 gene encoding 2-oxoglutarate-dependent dioxygenase htyE-like, producing the protein MGEEVPIIDFSAYGLFQPQDGASSARMGEEILLIDFSAYGLSQPQDGASSARMCEEVPIIDFSAYGLSQPHGANSTRMVEEVPIIDFSAYGLSQPQEGASRAELATLAQSLTHTLSTVGFAYLTHVGISQQEVDELFEVSDRFFDLPVDVKEKYRRPSDGSRGRHGWVAIERERVAADRPGDLKEAFNMLPPLPPEQTWPSELPELEMVGLKFFDKCVQLTLRILEVMAIGLDVPDIPGFLDVHRSMGKGRNSSLLRPLRYPPVPEHVKERQIRCGEHTDYGSITLLWQDGAPGLEIETLTHQWVPVPPIPGTVVVNIGDMMQCWSGDRLRSTPHRVVLPEEEKWRKVPRRSIPFFVHPDDDALLTCLDGSDKYPPMTAEEHLKNFASKIYSDLPTAFGKTN; encoded by the exons ATGGGTGAGGAGGTCCCTATTATTGACTTCTCTGCGTATGGGTTGTTCCAGCCACAGGACGGAGCCA GTAGTGCCAGGATGGGAGAAGAAATCCTGCTTATCGACTTCTCAGCGTACGGGCTGTCCCAGCCTCAGGACGGAGCCA GTAGTGCCAGGATGTGTGAGGAGGTCCCGATTATCGACTTCTCAGCGTACGGGCTGTCCCAGCCCCACGGAGCCA ATAGTACCAGGATGGTTGAGGAGGTCCCTATTATCGACTTCTCAGCGTACGGGCTGTCCCAGCCTCAGGAGGGAGCCAGTAGAGCGGAGCTGGCCACCTTAGCGCAGAGCCTGACTCACACACTGTCCACTGTGGGGTTCGCATACCTGACTCATGTGGGCATCAGCCAACAGGAG GTGGACGAGTTGTTCGAAGTGTCGGACCGGTTCTTTGACCTGCCGGTAGATGTGAAAGAGAAGTACCGCCGCCCGTCTGACGGGTCCCGCGGACGACACGGATGGGTCGCCATCGAGAGGGAGAG AGTGGCTGCAGACCGACCAGGCGACTTAAAGGAAGCCTTCAACATGCTGCCTCCACTTCCACCTGAACAG ACATGGCCCAGTGAGCTGCCAGAGCTGGAGATGGTCGGCCTGAAGTTCTTTGACAAGTGTGTGCAGCTGACCTTGAGGATTCTAGAGGTCATGGCCATCGGACTGGATGTTCCC GATATCCCAGGGTTCCTGGACGTGCACCGCTCCATGGGGAAGGGTCGGAACTCTTCGCTGCTGCGGCCGCTACGCTACCCGCCTGTTCCCGAGCACGTCAAAGAGAGACAGATCAGGTGTGGGGAACACACGGACTACGGGTCCATCACGCTTCTCTGGCAGGATGGAGCACCTGGGCTGGAG ATAGAGACCCTGACCCACCAGTGGGTGCCCGTCCCCCCCATCCCCGGCACAGTTGTGGTAAACATAGGAGACATGATGCAGTGCTGGTCTGGGGACAGACTCAGATCCACG CCCCATCGAGTGGTTCTTCCTGAGGAGGAGAAATGGAGGAAAGTCCCTCGCAG ATCCATCCCGTTTTTTGTGCACCCCGATGACGACGCCCTGCTAACCTGCCTGGACGGGTCcgacaagtacccaccaatgaCGGCCGAGGAACATCTCAAGAACTTTGCCAGCAAGATCTACTCCGACCTTCCTACCGCTTTTGGCAAGACCAACTAG
- the LOC118420116 gene encoding circumsporozoite protein-like has product MARCVKCDFSQLRYYVTRRHAMPRGHPSSHLGRTTEDSPSGRKTEDSPSGRKTEDSPSGRKTEDSPSGRTTEDSPSGRKAEDSPSGRKAEDSQSGRKTEDSPSGRKTEDSPSGRKTEDSPSGRTTEDSPSGRKTEDSPSGRKAEDSPSGRKTEDSPSGRTTEDSPSGRKAEDSPSGRKAEDSQSGRKTEDSPSGRKTEDSPSGRKTEDSPSGRTTEDSPSGRKTEDSPSGRKAEDSPSGRNTEDCPSGRKTKDSPSGRKTEDSPSGRKAEDSPSGRKTEDSPSGRNTEDCPSGRKTKDSPSGRKTEDSPSGRKAEDSPSGRKAEDSPSGRKTEDSPSGRKAEDSPSGRKTEDSPLRTAGRLRTVHRDGRLRTVHRDGRQDSPSGRKTKDSPSGRTTDGKPSGRKIESPSGRKTEDSPSKKEG; this is encoded by the exons ATGGCGCGGTGTGTCAAGTGTGATTTCTCCCAGCTCAGGTATTACGTCACGAGGAGGCACGCCATGCCGCGG GGTCACCCGAGCTCGCACCTGGGCCGGACGACTGAGGACAGCCCATCGGGACGGAAGACTGAGGACAGCCCATCGGGACGGAAGACTGAGGACAGTCCATCGGGACGGAAGACTGAGGACAGCCCATCGGGACGGACGACTGAGGACAGCCCATCGGGACGGAAGGCTGAGGACAGCCCATCGGGACGGAAGGCTGAGGACAGCCAATCGGGACGGAAGACTGAGGACAGCCCATCGGGACGGAAGACTGAGGACAGCCCATCGGGACGGAAGACTGAGGACAGCCCATCGGGACGGACGACTGAGGACAGCCCATCGGGACGGAAGACTGAGGACAGCCCATCGGGACGGAAGGCTGAGGACAGTCCATCGGGACGGAAGACTGAGGACAGCCCATCGGGACGGACGACTGAGGACAGCCCATCGGGACGGAAGGCTGAGGACAGCCCATCGGGACGGAAGGCTGAGGACAGCCAATCGGGACGGAAGACTGAGGACAGCCCATCGGGACGGAAGACTGAGGACAGCCCATCGGGACGGAAGACTGAGGACAGCCCATCGGGACGGACGACTGAGGACAGCCCATCGGGACGGAAGACTGAGGACAGCCCATCGGGACGGAAGGCTGAGGACAGCCCATCGGGCCGGAATACTGAGGATTGTCCATCAGGACGGAAGACTAAGGACAGCCCATCGGGACGGAAGACTGAGGACAGCCCATCGGGACGGAAGGCTGAGGACAGCCCATCGGGACGGAAGACTGAGGACAGCCCATCGGGCCGGAATACTGAGGATTGTCCATCAGGACGGAAGACTAAGGACAGCCCATCGGGACGGAAGACTGAGGACAGCCCATCGGGACGGAAGGCTGAGGACAGCCCATCGGGACGGAAGGCTGAGGACAGCCCATCGGGACGGAAGACTGAGGACAGCCCATCGGGACGGAAGGCTGAGGACAGCCCATCGGGACGGAAGACTGAGGACAGCCCACTGAGGACAGCCGGAAGACTGAGGACAGTCCATCGGGACGGAAGACTGAGGACAGTCCATCGGGACGGAAGACAGGACAGCCCATCGGGACGGAAGACTAAGGACAGCCCATCAGGAAGGACGACTGACGGCAAACCATCGGGCCGGAAGATTGAGAGCCCATCGGGCCGGAAGACTGAGGACAGCCCATCAAAAAAGGAAGGCTGA
- the LOC118419164 gene encoding ficolin-1-like has translation MEAGQGWTVLQRRQDGSEDFYRSWADYRRGFGNLSAEFWLGNDYIHRLTNQGRSKLRIDLVMFGGEASYAEYQNFSVADESSGYRLTAGTYSGTAGDALQHSRDQKFSTRDRDTAMRAVQRFRGAGWFSNTHFPSLNGVYYTPLTPGDGLTWMCKIKWCNGRKEDGLIKFVEMKITKTP, from the exons ATGGAGGCCGGACAGGGCTGGACTGTGCTGCAG CGTCGCCAGGACGGCTCCGAGGACTTCTACCGCTCCTGGGCGGACTACAGGCGCGGCTTCGGCAACCTGAGCGCCGAGTTCTGGCTCGGGAACGACTACATCCACCGCCTCACCAACCAGGGAAG aTCCAAGCTGCGGATAGACCTGGTTATGTTTGGCGGGGAAGCCAGCTATGCGGAGTACCAGAACTTCTCTGTGGCTGACGAGAGCTCGGGGTACCGGCTGACGGcag GTACGTACAGCGGAACTGCCGGGGACGCCCTCCAGCACAGCCGGGACCagaagttcagcaccagggacagggacaccgcGATGCGCGCTGTGCAGAGGTTCCGGGGAGCGGGGTGGTTCTCCAACACGCACTTCCCCAGCCTGAACGGCGTGTACTACACACCGCTAACACCAGGGGATGGCCTGACGTGGATGTGCAAAATCAAGTGGTGCAATGGCCGTAAGGAAGATGGGCTCATCAAGTTTGTGGAGATGAAAATCACTAAAACACCATAA
- the LOC118419168 gene encoding betaine--homocysteine S-methyltransferase 1-like produces MITLKDVDDKGKIAFPSDLDPWLCSRSQIASYTRKAHALGVRFMGICCGNASHFTRAMAEALGRQPPASRYTADMSKHAYYGTDPTLIDFNTQEVCKNKF; encoded by the coding sequence GTAAGATAGCCTTCCCTTCTGACCTGGACCCGTGGCTGTGCAGCCGGTCTCAGATCGCCTCCTACACCCGCAAAGCGCACGCCCTCGGCGTCCGCTTCATGGGCATCTGCTGCGGGAACGCCTCGCACTTCACCCGCGCCATGGCCGAGGCGCTGGGCCGGCAGCCGCCCGCCTCCCGATACACAGCCGACATGAGCAAACACGCGTACTACGGCACCGACCCGACTCTCATCGACTTCAACACACAGGAGGTCTGCAAAAACAAGTTCTGA
- the LOC118420118 gene encoding tryptophan decarboxylase-like, whose amino-acid sequence MLMREGHPGYFAYVPGNSLYPSAIGDFLAAAFNPYALVNYACPAAVEMQHSLIRWVARLFGYPESCAGNLTSGGTVGNLIAMATARDEKKLQAKDYHSCVVYLSELTHDGIEKVLHTIGMGEAVIRKIPVTERFGMDPEKLAEAVEKDTQEGLIPFAIAATTGTTDVGSVDPIDELADVAERHGVWLHVDACYGGFFVLCDSVKHLFKGVERADSFTCDPHKGLFVPFGAGLVLVRNWQQLLTSNRRNPVSTLQDRPSFSRHLNPEDLTFEQSTHFRAVRVWLPLQVFGVGTFRAALQEKLYLSRYLYHKLKAVPGLFVLEPQLSIVLFRYEAVPGQQGCYEAEFNLRLLGQVCRDGQVFLASTTVLGQLYLRACVFAFRTHREHVDTLVASLRNGLKELLG is encoded by the exons ATGCTGATGCGGGAGGGACATCCGGGGTACTTCGCCTACGTGCCGGGCAACAGTTTGTATCCCTCCGCCATCGGCGACTTCTTAGCTGCAGCTTTCAACCCGTACGCCT TGGTGAACTACGCCTGTCCCGCGGCAGTCGAGATGCAGCATTCCCTCATCCGCTGGGTGGCGCGCCTCTTCGGCTACCCAGAATCCTGCGCGGGAAACCTGACGTCAGGCGGGACGGTGGGCAATCTCATCGCCATGGCAACTGCAAGAGATGAAAAGAAACTACAGGCAAAAGATTACCACAG TTGCGTGGTGTACTTGAGTGAGCTGACGCATGACGGGATTGAGAAG GTTCTGCACACGATCGGGATGGGAGAAGCCGTCATCCGTAAAATCCCCGTCACCGAGCGGTTCGGGATGGACCCGGAGAAACTGGCAGAGGCCGTAGAGAAGGACACACAG GAAGGATTGATCCCGTTTGCGATCGCCGCCACCACCGGCACGACCGACGTGGGCTCAGTGGACCCGATAGACGAGCTGGCGGATGTAGCTGAGAGGCACGGCGTGTGGCTGCACGTGGACGCCTGCTACGGCGGCTTCTTCGTGCTATGCGACTCCGTAAAACACCTGTTCAAGGGGGTGGAGAGGGCCGACTCCTTCACATGCGACCCACATAAAG GCCTGTTTGTCCCGTTCGGAGCGGGGCTGGTGCTGGTGCGGAACTGGCAGCAGCTGCTGACGTCCAACAGACGGAATCCAGTCAGCACGCTCCAGGACAGGCCCAGCTTCTCCCGCCACCTCAACCCTGAGGACCTCACCTTCGAGCAGAGCACACACTTCCG CGCTGTGAGAGTATGGCTGCCCCTGCAGGTGTTCGGAGTTGGGACGTTCCGGGCGGCGCTACAGGAAAAACTCTACCTCAGTCGGTACCTGTACCACAAGCTCAAAG CTGTCCCTGGGCTATTCGTCCTTGAGCCCCAGCTGTCCATCGTGCTGTTCCGGTACGAGGCCGTGCCCGGACAGCAGGGCTGTTACGAGGCGGAGTTTAACCTGCGGCTGCTGGGACAGGTGTGCCGGGACGGGCAGGTGTTCCTGGCCTCCACCACGGTGCTGGGGCAGCTGTACCTGCGCGCGTGCGTGTTCGCCTTCAGGACGCACAGGGAACACGTGGACACGCTCGTCGCCAGCCTCAGGAACGGGCTGAAGGAGCTGCTGGGGTAA